One Helicoverpa zea isolate HzStark_Cry1AcR chromosome 11, ilHelZeax1.1, whole genome shotgun sequence genomic window carries:
- the LOC124634588 gene encoding tyrosine-protein kinase Fer isoform X3, which produces MDPFAMYITHSELPPPVVVPRRKKRLKQLQLELEREVVSVSETERSLVEQEWFHGVLPREEVVRLLRADGDYLVRETTRNHARQLVLSVCWGQHKHFIVQTTPEGHYRFEGAAFPSVAELIAWQRTSGVPVTARSGALLRRAVPRENWELNNDDVQLLDKIGRGNFGDVYKARLKSTNQEVAVKTCRVALPDEQKRTFLQEGRILKQYQHPNIVRLIGIAVQKQPIMIVMELVPGGSLLTFLRTRAASLSSRSLLAMCRDAAGGMRYLESKNCIHRDLAARNCLVGDDNIVKISDFGMSREEEEYIVSGGMKQIPIKWTAPEALNFGKYTSLCDVWSYGVLMWEIFSKGDTPYAGMSNSRAREKIDTGYRMPAPDGCSEDVYALMLRCWEYEAEKRPHFHQIYTIIDNIYNR; this is translated from the exons ATGGATCCGTTTGCGATGTACATCACGCACAGCGAACTGCCTCCGCCGGTGGTGGTGCCGCGGAGGAAGAAACGTCTCAAGCAGCTGCAACTTGAACTTGAGAGAGAGGTC GTGAGTGTGAGTGAGACAGAGCGTTCTCTGGTGGAACAGGAGTGGTTCCACGGAGTACTGCCTCGGGAAGAGGTGGTGAGGCTTCTGAGGGCTGATGGAGACTACCTGGTGCGGGAGACCACGAGGAACCATGCCAGGCAGCTAGTGTTGTCCGTCTGTTGGGGACAGCACAAACACTTCATTGTTCAGACCACGCCTGAG GGTCACTACCGTTTCGAAGGAGCAGCATTTCCCTCAGTCGCCGAGCTGATAGCTTGGCAGAGGACAAGCGGAGTCCCAGTCACAGCGCGATCAGGAGCCCTACTGCGTCGCGCGGTGCCTAGAGAGAATTGGGAACTGAACAATGATGATGTCCAGTTACTGGATAAGATTGGACGG GGTAACTTCGGCGACGTATACAAAGCTCGTCTCAAGAGTACCAATCAAGAGGTAGCAGTGAAGACCTGCAGGGTTGCTTTACCAGATGAACAGAAGCGCACCTTCCTGCAAGAAGGTCGAATACTCAAGCAGTACCAACACCCCAACATTGTGAGGCTCATTGGCATTGCGGTGCAGAAGCAGCCTATCATGATCGTCATGGAACTTGTTCCTG GTGGTTCCCTCCTAACATTCCTACGAACGCGAGCAGCTAGTCTAAGCTCGCGATCTCTCCTCGCAATGTGCCGAGACGCAGCCGGTGGCATGCGATACCTGGAATCCAAGAACTGCATACACCGAGACTTGGCAGCCAGGAACTGTCTGGTTGGAGACGATAATATTGTCAAGATATCAGACTTCGGCATGTCGAGGGAGGAAGAGGAGTATATCGTGTCGGGAGGCATGAAGCAGATTCCTATTAAGTGGACGGCGCCGGAGGCACTTAATTTTG GTAAGTACACATCTTTATGCGACGTGTGGAGCTACGGTGTGCTGATGTGGGAGATATTCTCCAAGGGCGACACTCCCTACGCCGGCATGAGCAACTCACGCGCACGAGAGAAAATTGATacag GTTACAGAATGCCTGCTCCAGACGGCTGTTCAGAAGACGTGTATGCCTTAATGCTGCGTTGTTGGGAGTACGAGGCGGAAAAGCGGCCACACTTCCATCAAATCTACACTATTATCGACAATATTTACAACAGGTAA
- the LOC124634588 gene encoding tyrosine-protein kinase Fer isoform X4 — MDPFAMYITHSELPPPVVVPRRKKRLKQLQLELEREVSVSETERSLVEQEWFHGVLPREEVVRLLRADGDYLVRETTRNHARQLVLSVCWGQHKHFIVQTTPEGHYRFEGAAFPSVAELIAWQRTSGVPVTARSGALLRRAVPRENWELNNDDVQLLDKIGRGNFGDVYKARLKSTNQEVAVKTCRVALPDEQKRTFLQEGRILKQYQHPNIVRLIGIAVQKQPIMIVMELVPGGSLLTFLRTRAASLSSRSLLAMCRDAAGGMRYLESKNCIHRDLAARNCLVGDDNIVKISDFGMSREEEEYIVSGGMKQIPIKWTAPEALNFGKYTSLCDVWSYGVLMWEIFSKGDTPYAGMSNSRAREKIDTGYRMPAPDGCSEDVYALMLRCWEYEAEKRPHFHQIYTIIDNIYNR, encoded by the exons ATGGATCCGTTTGCGATGTACATCACGCACAGCGAACTGCCTCCGCCGGTGGTGGTGCCGCGGAGGAAGAAACGTCTCAAGCAGCTGCAACTTGAACTTGAGAGAGAG GTGAGTGTGAGTGAGACAGAGCGTTCTCTGGTGGAACAGGAGTGGTTCCACGGAGTACTGCCTCGGGAAGAGGTGGTGAGGCTTCTGAGGGCTGATGGAGACTACCTGGTGCGGGAGACCACGAGGAACCATGCCAGGCAGCTAGTGTTGTCCGTCTGTTGGGGACAGCACAAACACTTCATTGTTCAGACCACGCCTGAG GGTCACTACCGTTTCGAAGGAGCAGCATTTCCCTCAGTCGCCGAGCTGATAGCTTGGCAGAGGACAAGCGGAGTCCCAGTCACAGCGCGATCAGGAGCCCTACTGCGTCGCGCGGTGCCTAGAGAGAATTGGGAACTGAACAATGATGATGTCCAGTTACTGGATAAGATTGGACGG GGTAACTTCGGCGACGTATACAAAGCTCGTCTCAAGAGTACCAATCAAGAGGTAGCAGTGAAGACCTGCAGGGTTGCTTTACCAGATGAACAGAAGCGCACCTTCCTGCAAGAAGGTCGAATACTCAAGCAGTACCAACACCCCAACATTGTGAGGCTCATTGGCATTGCGGTGCAGAAGCAGCCTATCATGATCGTCATGGAACTTGTTCCTG GTGGTTCCCTCCTAACATTCCTACGAACGCGAGCAGCTAGTCTAAGCTCGCGATCTCTCCTCGCAATGTGCCGAGACGCAGCCGGTGGCATGCGATACCTGGAATCCAAGAACTGCATACACCGAGACTTGGCAGCCAGGAACTGTCTGGTTGGAGACGATAATATTGTCAAGATATCAGACTTCGGCATGTCGAGGGAGGAAGAGGAGTATATCGTGTCGGGAGGCATGAAGCAGATTCCTATTAAGTGGACGGCGCCGGAGGCACTTAATTTTG GTAAGTACACATCTTTATGCGACGTGTGGAGCTACGGTGTGCTGATGTGGGAGATATTCTCCAAGGGCGACACTCCCTACGCCGGCATGAGCAACTCACGCGCACGAGAGAAAATTGATacag GTTACAGAATGCCTGCTCCAGACGGCTGTTCAGAAGACGTGTATGCCTTAATGCTGCGTTGTTGGGAGTACGAGGCGGAAAAGCGGCCACACTTCCATCAAATCTACACTATTATCGACAATATTTACAACAGGTAA
- the LOC124634590 gene encoding translation initiation factor eIF-2B subunit alpha has product MKKEEVQEIFLKILREEEDVSAGVAAIRTLLSVIENYKVATVRELDLNLQLAVDAMKHCDQPVTAISSGCELFMRFITFAKLDTNSFEECEQIMLQRGHIFLNTLLEARSKVVKESMPFITDGCSILTHSRSRVVLQAMLEAAKANKRFKVYVTMSSPDNSGILMHKQLVAAGVDATLILDAAMGYIMEQVDMVMIGAEGVTESGGIINKIGTYSLGMAALDLRKPVYVLAESFKFSRIYPLNQRDLPNEFKYLSSVLKSGKDLTTQHPLVDYTPPLYITLLFTDIGMLTPSAVSDELIKLYL; this is encoded by the exons atgaaaaaagaaG aagttcaagaaatatttctcAAGATACTGAGAGAAGAAGAGGATGTATCAGCCGGGGTGGCCGCTATAAGAACCCTTCTATCTGTAATAGAGAATTACAAAG TGGCAACAGTGAGAGAGCTGGATCTGAACCTACAGCTGGCCGTGGATGCCATGAAGCACTGCGACCAGCCCGTCACCGCCATCTCATCGGGATGTGAACTGTTCATGAGGTTCATTACTTTTGCCAAACTTGATACTAAT TCATTTGAGGAATGTGAACAAATCATGCTGCAAAGAGGTCACATATTCCTGAACACCTTACTGGAAGCAAGATCCAAAGTGGTTAAAGAATCAATGCCATTTATCACTGATGGATGT agtATATTGACACATTCGAGGTCGAGAGTTGTGTTGCAAGCCATGTTAGAAGCAGCAAAAGCCAACAAAAGATTTAAAGTATATGTCACAATGTCTAGTCCAGACAATAGTGG TATTCTGATGCACAAGCAGCTGGTAGCGGCAGGCGTTGATGCCACTCTCATCCTTGACGCGGCAATGGGATATATTATGGAACAAGTTGACATGGTCATGATTGGAGCTGAAGGAGTTACGGAGAGTGGCGGAATTATTAATAAA ATTGGAACATACTCCCTAGGCATGGCAGCTCTAGATCTCAGGAAACCAGTCTACGTCCTAGCAGAGAGCTTCAAATTCTCTAGAATATACCCGTTGAACCAGCGAGACTTACCCAACGAATTCAAGTATTTATCCAGCGTACTGAAATCTGGCAAGGATCTGACGACACAGCACCCACTAGTGGACTACACGCCGCCTTTGTATATAACCTTGCTGTTCACCGATATAGGAATGTTAACACCGTCCGCGGTTAGTGACGAACTTATTAAACTgtatttgtaa